From a region of the Candidatus Azobacteroides pseudotrichonymphae genomovar. CFP2 genome:
- a CDS encoding alpha-isopropylmalate synthase regulatory domain-containing protein, which yields MNIEILDTTLRDGEQTSGVSFASSEKLHIARILLVDLNIDRIEIASAKVSEGEYETVKRIVRWAIANNYIDRIEVLGFVDNTISLNWVKSTGCKVMNLLCKGSLKHCTKQLRKTPEQHLVDIKEVLRNAKKMDIIINIYLEDWSNGMTDNPDYVFFLMDNLKDTNIQHFMLPDTLGILNPFNTNIFCKRIRERYPNIQLDFHAHNDYDLAVGNVFAAVNAGITGIHTTINGLGERAGNAPLASVIATLHDQLKIKTNIVEEHLNWASRTIESYSGVRIPNNKPVIGDNVFTQCAGIHADGDSKSNLYCNDLLPERFGRLREYALGKTSGRSNIKKNLEEAGIELDEESMKKLTERIVRLGDKKEIVTQDDLPYIVSDILHSGNAEKIRIINYSLSLAHGLRPVATVRIEINGQEYEQTAVGDGQYHAFSRALWKIYTQLNKSTPILKDYNVSIPPGGRTDALVQTTIAWSFNSKDFKTRGLDVDQTKAAIKATVRMLNRIENM from the coding sequence GTGAATATTGAAATATTAGATACAACTTTGCGCGACGGCGAACAAACTTCTGGTGTTTCCTTTGCCAGTAGTGAAAAACTGCATATTGCTCGTATTTTGTTGGTAGATTTGAATATTGATCGCATAGAAATTGCTTCGGCAAAAGTGTCGGAAGGAGAATATGAAACTGTAAAGCGAATTGTTCGTTGGGCTATTGCGAATAACTATATAGATCGTATAGAAGTATTGGGTTTTGTAGATAATACAATTTCATTGAACTGGGTAAAAAGTACTGGGTGTAAAGTAATGAATTTACTTTGCAAAGGTTCTCTTAAACATTGTACTAAACAACTTAGGAAAACACCTGAACAACATCTTGTTGACATCAAAGAAGTATTGAGAAATGCAAAAAAAATGGATATTATTATTAATATTTATTTGGAAGATTGGTCAAATGGAATGACCGACAATCCTGACTATGTTTTCTTTTTGATGGATAATTTGAAGGATACAAATATTCAACATTTCATGCTTCCTGATACACTGGGAATTCTCAATCCATTTAACACTAATATATTTTGTAAAAGAATTCGTGAAAGGTATCCTAACATTCAGTTGGATTTTCATGCACATAACGATTATGATTTAGCAGTAGGAAACGTTTTTGCTGCGGTCAATGCTGGTATTACAGGAATTCATACGACTATTAATGGTTTGGGCGAGAGGGCTGGCAATGCTCCATTGGCAAGTGTTATTGCTACTCTTCATGATCAGTTAAAAATAAAGACGAATATTGTGGAGGAACATTTAAATTGGGCAAGTCGTACAATAGAATCTTATTCGGGTGTTCGTATTCCTAATAATAAGCCAGTAATTGGAGATAATGTTTTTACTCAATGTGCCGGAATCCATGCCGACGGTGATAGCAAAAGTAATCTTTATTGCAACGATTTGCTACCAGAACGTTTTGGACGACTAAGAGAATATGCCCTTGGTAAAACTTCCGGGAGATCCAATATAAAAAAAAATTTAGAAGAAGCAGGTATTGAATTAGATGAAGAATCTATGAAAAAATTAACTGAACGGATTGTGAGACTAGGTGATAAGAAGGAGATTGTTACTCAAGATGATTTGCCTTATATCGTTTCTGATATTCTACATTCTGGCAATGCCGAAAAAATACGAATTATCAATTATTCGTTGTCTTTAGCACATGGTTTGAGGCCAGTTGCAACTGTAAGAATCGAGATTAATGGGCAGGAATATGAACAAACAGCTGTAGGTGATGGACAGTACCATGCTTTTTCTAGAGCACTTTGGAAAATTTACACTCAATTGAATAAATCAACTCCCATATTGAAAGATTACAATGTATCTATTCCTCCGGGGGGACGCACTGATGCTTTAGTACAGACAACTATTGCATGGAGTTTTAATAGTAAAGATTTTAAAACACGTGGTTTAGACGTAGATCAAACAAAAGCCGCTATCAAGGCAACCGTTCGAATGCTGAACAGAATAGAAAATATGTAA
- the leuC gene encoding 3-isopropylmalate dehydratase large subunit, producing MGQTLFEKIWNRHIVTTVEDGPTQLYIDRMYCHEVTSPQAFEGLRKRGLKVFRPQRITCIPDHNVPTQNQNLPIQDPVSRKQVDILDKNAKEFGVNYYPIGHVSNGIIHVVGPETGLSLPGMTIVCGDSHTSTHGALGAIAFGIGTSEVEMVLATQCILQIRPKTMRITVRGRLKPSVSAKDISLYIISQMNTGGATGYFIEYAGEAIESLSMESRLTLCNLSIEMGARGGIIAPDETTFEYIKNCEFAPKGKDWSKFLAYWQTLKSDVNASFNKEVIFDAANIEPMITYGTNPGMSMNINDVIPTIENIEETSQISFLKALKYMGFKPGEKIVGKPIDYIFLGSCTNGRIEDFRIFANFVRGKRKADSIIAWLVPGSQKVDRQIREERLDKILKDAGFEIRQPGCSACLSMNEDKIPAGKYVVSTSNRNFEGRQGPGARTILSGVLIAAASAITGEITDPRTIC from the coding sequence ATGGGACAGACTTTGTTTGAGAAAATTTGGAATAGGCATATCGTAACTACTGTAGAAGATGGCCCTACACAATTATATATAGATAGAATGTATTGTCATGAGGTAACTAGTCCGCAAGCGTTTGAAGGATTGAGAAAGAGAGGATTGAAAGTTTTTCGTCCACAACGAATTACTTGTATACCTGACCATAACGTCCCAACTCAAAATCAAAATCTACCTATTCAAGATCCTGTTTCAAGGAAACAAGTAGATATTTTAGATAAAAATGCTAAAGAATTTGGAGTTAATTATTATCCAATAGGACATGTTTCTAATGGTATTATACATGTAGTTGGTCCTGAAACAGGGTTGTCTTTACCTGGGATGACTATAGTATGTGGAGATTCCCATACTTCTACACATGGTGCACTGGGGGCAATAGCTTTTGGTATTGGGACAAGTGAAGTGGAAATGGTTTTAGCTACACAATGTATTCTTCAAATTCGTCCCAAAACCATGCGAATTACAGTAAGAGGACGATTAAAACCAAGTGTTAGTGCTAAGGATATATCATTATATATTATTTCCCAAATGAACACTGGAGGTGCAACTGGATATTTTATAGAATATGCGGGAGAAGCAATTGAAAGTCTTTCAATGGAAAGTCGCCTGACACTTTGTAATCTTTCTATCGAAATGGGAGCAAGAGGAGGAATAATTGCTCCAGATGAGACAACATTTGAATATATCAAAAATTGTGAATTTGCTCCAAAAGGGAAAGATTGGAGCAAATTTTTAGCTTATTGGCAAACATTGAAAAGTGATGTGAATGCCTCCTTCAATAAGGAAGTTATTTTTGATGCAGCTAACATTGAACCTATGATAACTTATGGAACGAATCCTGGAATGAGTATGAATATCAATGATGTTATTCCCACAATAGAAAATATTGAAGAAACAAGCCAAATTTCTTTCTTAAAAGCGTTGAAGTATATGGGGTTTAAACCAGGGGAAAAAATTGTAGGAAAACCTATCGATTATATATTTTTGGGAAGTTGTACCAATGGAAGAATAGAAGATTTCAGAATCTTTGCTAACTTCGTGAGAGGGAAGAGAAAGGCAGACAGTATTATTGCATGGCTTGTTCCTGGTTCGCAAAAAGTAGATAGACAGATTAGAGAAGAAAGATTAGATAAAATTTTGAAAGATGCTGGATTTGAAATTCGTCAGCCAGGGTGTTCTGCTTGTTTATCTATGAATGAGGATAAAATTCCAGCAGGCAAGTATGTCGTATCTACTTCTAATCGTAACTTTGAAGGTAGACAAGGACCCGGGGCAAGAACGATTTTATCTGGAGTATTGATCGCTGCTGCTTCAGCTATAACAGGGGAAATAACGGACCCGAGAACAATTTGTTAA
- the pckA gene encoding phosphoenolpyruvate carboxykinase (ATP), protein MAKVDLSKYGISNNIIVVYNPSYEDLYKAEINSENKGFEKGIVTNTGAVSVDTGKFTGRSPKDRYIVKDQITENTIWWDGNINKPISRTIWDNLKDLTIKQLNTAKKLYIIDAFCGTNNDTRMKVRFIVEVAWQAHFVTNMFIRPSNYELDHYGDPDFVVFNGSKTTNPKWKEQGLNSEIYILFNLTEKEQIIGGTWYGGEMKKGMFSMQNYYLPLKGIASMHCSANVGEKGDVAVFFGLSGTGKTTLSADPKRYLIGDDEHGWDDNGIFNYEGGCYAKVIDLSQKNEPDIWNAIRRDALLENVTVKADGTLDYSKVASKTENTRVSYPIHHINKIVLPSRAGHAKKIIYLSADAFGVLPPVSVLDEKSSQYHFLCGYTSKLAGTERGITEPIPSFSPAFGEAFLTLHPTQYANVLAKKMKEHNATAYLVNTGWNGTNKRISIQDTRAIIDAIIDESIEKAEKIYIPILNLYVPKSLSGVSKGILDPRDTYTNRGEWEEKAKSLAAKYIKNFEQYLPEGEYLISSGPQLS, encoded by the coding sequence ATGGCCAAAGTAGACTTAAGTAAATATGGTATCAGCAATAATATTATTGTTGTTTATAACCCTTCTTATGAAGACCTTTATAAAGCAGAAATAAACTCTGAAAACAAGGGATTTGAAAAAGGCATAGTGACTAATACAGGTGCTGTATCAGTAGATACAGGCAAATTTACCGGACGTTCTCCAAAGGATCGTTATATTGTAAAGGACCAGATAACTGAAAATACAATCTGGTGGGACGGCAATATCAATAAACCAATTTCGCGAACTATTTGGGATAATTTGAAAGATTTAACTATTAAACAGCTTAATACAGCGAAAAAACTATATATAATAGATGCTTTTTGTGGAACAAACAATGATACCCGTATGAAGGTACGTTTTATTGTTGAGGTAGCTTGGCAAGCACATTTTGTAACCAACATGTTTATTCGTCCTTCGAATTATGAATTAGATCACTATGGAGATCCTGATTTTGTAGTTTTCAATGGCTCTAAGACAACCAATCCAAAATGGAAAGAACAAGGTTTGAATTCTGAAATATATATTTTGTTTAATTTGACAGAAAAGGAACAAATTATTGGTGGTACGTGGTATGGTGGAGAAATGAAAAAGGGTATGTTTTCTATGCAAAATTATTATTTGCCTCTGAAAGGAATTGCATCTATGCATTGTTCGGCAAATGTAGGTGAAAAAGGCGATGTTGCTGTTTTTTTTGGATTATCTGGAACAGGTAAGACTACTCTTAGTGCAGATCCAAAGCGTTATTTGATTGGAGATGATGAACACGGATGGGATGATAATGGCATATTCAATTATGAAGGTGGTTGTTATGCAAAAGTGATAGATTTAAGTCAAAAAAATGAACCAGATATTTGGAATGCTATTCGTCGTGATGCTTTGCTGGAAAATGTAACTGTGAAAGCTGACGGTACTCTTGACTATTCTAAAGTAGCATCTAAAACAGAAAATACACGTGTTTCGTATCCAATTCACCACATTAATAAGATAGTACTTCCTTCGCGTGCTGGACATGCAAAAAAGATTATCTATTTATCTGCTGATGCCTTTGGTGTACTCCCTCCGGTTTCAGTATTGGATGAAAAATCTAGTCAGTACCATTTTCTTTGTGGTTATACATCTAAATTGGCTGGAACGGAACGTGGTATTACTGAACCAATTCCTTCTTTTTCTCCCGCTTTTGGTGAGGCCTTCCTTACCTTACACCCTACTCAATATGCAAACGTTTTGGCCAAAAAAATGAAAGAACATAATGCTACCGCGTATTTAGTTAATACTGGCTGGAACGGAACAAATAAGCGTATTTCTATTCAAGATACACGTGCTATTATAGATGCCATTATAGATGAATCTATTGAGAAAGCAGAAAAGATATATATTCCTATTCTTAATTTATATGTTCCAAAATCACTGAGTGGGGTATCCAAAGGTATTCTCGACCCTCGTGATACATATACCAATCGTGGAGAATGGGAAGAAAAAGCAAAATCGCTTGCGGCTAAATATATCAAAAATTTTGAACAATATCTGCCTGAAGGTGAATACTTGATTTCTTCAGGCCCCCAATTAAGTTGA
- the ftsH gene encoding ATP-dependent zinc metalloprotease FtsH → MSKKKNNNIFSDNKKPIRFGINWVFVLMLAVFIYIFFSNRNASNNKDVNWSEFQQLTQQNSFSKMIVNLHDNKVTAKIKKEKIASILGTDAFPRSYLFCSTEGTVSTTVPSTEFANFYKETASRYTIDATVEYNEGHNLLWYLLGNLLPVLFFACIWVFIMKRMSGGGGGIFNVVKNKAQVYDKSSPNSKKITFRDVAGLSEAKQEVEEIVDFLKNSNKYTGLGAKIPKGVLLVGPPGTGKTLLAKAVAGEADVPFFSISGSDFVEMFVGVGASRVRDLFHQAKEKYPCIIFIDEIDAVGRARGKNPIMGTNDERENTLNQLLTEMDGFGSNSGVIVLAATNRVDILDKALLRAGRFDRQINVELPELNDRKEIFAVHLQDIKTDSSVNMDFLARQSPGFSGADIANVCNEAALIAARNGKESVQKEDFTNAIDRIIGGLEKRSKVTTVEERKTIALHEAGHASLSWMLEYANPLVKVTIVPRGKALGAAWYMPEERQITTYQQLQDELCATLGGRAAEELFLKKISTGAANDLERITKQAYAMVVYYGMSELLPNLNYYDATGQDWGFHKPYSDDTARMIDKEVQRIVEEQYKRAKTILTEYSKQHQQLTDILLEREVIYADDLEQVFGKRKWLSRSQEILEKQNALDQKNCS, encoded by the coding sequence ATGAGCAAGAAAAAGAATAATAATATATTTTCAGATAATAAAAAGCCTATTAGATTTGGAATAAATTGGGTGTTTGTTTTAATGTTGGCCGTATTTATTTACATCTTTTTCTCCAATCGTAATGCATCCAATAACAAAGATGTTAATTGGAGTGAATTTCAACAACTTACTCAACAGAATTCTTTTAGTAAGATGATAGTCAATTTGCATGATAACAAAGTAACGGCTAAAATCAAAAAAGAAAAGATTGCTAGTATTTTAGGTACGGATGCTTTTCCTCGTTCATATTTATTTTGTAGCACAGAGGGTACTGTTTCTACAACAGTCCCCTCTACGGAATTTGCTAATTTTTACAAAGAGACAGCTTCACGATATACTATTGATGCTACAGTAGAATATAACGAAGGGCACAATTTATTATGGTATTTGCTTGGAAATCTTCTACCGGTTCTTTTTTTTGCATGTATTTGGGTATTCATTATGAAGAGAATGTCTGGAGGAGGAGGGGGAATATTTAATGTAGTTAAGAACAAAGCACAAGTCTATGATAAAAGTTCCCCCAATTCTAAAAAAATTACATTCAGAGATGTGGCAGGATTGTCAGAAGCTAAACAGGAAGTAGAGGAAATTGTAGATTTTTTAAAAAATTCTAATAAATATACTGGTTTGGGAGCAAAAATTCCGAAAGGAGTTTTGTTAGTTGGTCCTCCTGGAACAGGAAAAACACTTTTAGCAAAAGCTGTGGCAGGGGAAGCTGATGTCCCGTTTTTTTCTATATCAGGTTCTGATTTTGTAGAAATGTTTGTAGGAGTAGGTGCTTCGCGCGTTCGAGATTTATTTCATCAGGCTAAAGAGAAGTATCCTTGTATCATTTTCATTGATGAAATAGATGCTGTCGGGAGAGCTCGCGGGAAAAATCCAATTATGGGTACTAATGATGAACGAGAAAATACATTGAACCAATTATTGACTGAAATGGATGGATTTGGTTCAAATAGTGGTGTGATTGTCTTAGCAGCAACAAATCGTGTGGATATTTTGGATAAAGCATTATTACGTGCTGGTCGTTTTGATAGACAAATCAATGTAGAATTACCAGAATTAAATGATCGCAAAGAAATATTTGCAGTTCATTTACAAGATATTAAAACGGATAGTTCAGTAAATATGGATTTTTTGGCTCGTCAATCGCCCGGATTTTCGGGAGCAGATATTGCTAATGTTTGCAATGAAGCTGCCCTAATTGCTGCTCGCAATGGAAAAGAATCAGTCCAAAAAGAGGATTTTACAAATGCTATAGACCGTATCATTGGAGGGTTAGAAAAAAGATCAAAGGTAACAACTGTTGAAGAACGTAAAACAATTGCTTTACATGAGGCAGGCCATGCTTCCTTGAGTTGGATGTTAGAATACGCTAATCCTTTAGTAAAGGTGACTATTGTTCCACGAGGCAAGGCTTTGGGAGCAGCTTGGTATATGCCAGAAGAACGACAAATCACTACTTATCAACAATTACAAGATGAATTATGTGCTACTTTAGGTGGAAGAGCTGCTGAAGAATTGTTTTTGAAGAAGATCTCGACTGGTGCTGCCAATGATTTGGAACGAATAACGAAACAAGCATACGCTATGGTTGTTTACTATGGGATGAGTGAACTTTTGCCAAATTTGAATTACTATGATGCCACAGGTCAAGATTGGGGATTTCATAAACCTTATAGTGATGACACTGCCCGTATGATAGATAAAGAGGTACAACGAATAGTAGAAGAGCAGTACAAGAGAGCAAAAACAATTCTTACGGAATATAGCAAGCAACATCAACAATTAACAGATATTTTATTGGAACGAGAAGTAATTTATGCTGATGATTTGGAGCAAGTATTTGGGAAACGAAAATGGTTGTCTCGATCACAAGAAATATTAGAAAAACAAAATGCTCTAGATCAAAAAAATTGTAGTTGA
- a CDS encoding 2-isopropylmalate synthase — translation MAKQLNEKNSVFIFDTTLRDGEQVPGCQLNTIEKIQVAQSLESLGVDIIEAGFPISSPGDFNSVIEISKSVTWTIICALTRAIEKDIDIAAESLQYAKRKRIHTGIGTSPYHIKYKFNSTQDEILERAVASVKYAKKYVEDIEFYCEDAGRTDNVYLARIVEAVIKAGAKVVNIPDTTGYCLPEEYGAKIKFLMDNVKGIQNVILSTHCHNDLGMATANTISGIINGARQVEVTINGIGERAGNTSLEEVVMIIKSHKELNIGTNINTKHIYPISRMISSLMNMPVQPNKAIVGRNAFAHSSGIHQDGILKNRENYEIIDPKDIGIDNNIIALTARSGRAALKYRLNILGIELSQKKLDDIYEEFLKLADYKKNINDDDILMLAGKDRTESNRIRLEYLQVTSGVGILPVASICLNIAGEKFEAAASGNGPVDAAIRAVKQIIHRQMVIQEFLIQAINKGSNDVGKVHMQVKYNDVNYYGFAANTDIVAASVEAFIDAINKFVE, via the coding sequence ATGGCTAAGCAGTTAAACGAAAAAAATAGTGTATTCATTTTTGATACTACTTTGCGAGATGGAGAGCAAGTTCCTGGTTGTCAATTGAATACAATTGAAAAAATTCAGGTTGCACAATCTTTAGAGAGCCTTGGAGTAGATATCATTGAAGCAGGATTTCCAATTTCCAGTCCTGGAGATTTTAATTCAGTAATAGAAATTTCAAAATCTGTAACATGGACTATAATATGTGCGTTGACTCGTGCAATAGAAAAGGATATTGACATAGCTGCCGAATCGCTCCAATATGCAAAAAGAAAGAGAATTCATACCGGAATAGGCACATCTCCTTATCACATTAAATATAAGTTCAATTCGACGCAAGACGAAATTTTAGAAAGAGCAGTGGCATCTGTAAAATATGCTAAAAAATACGTTGAAGATATTGAATTCTATTGTGAAGATGCAGGAAGGACAGACAATGTTTATTTAGCAAGGATAGTTGAAGCTGTTATTAAGGCTGGTGCAAAAGTAGTAAATATTCCAGATACTACAGGATATTGTCTTCCTGAAGAATATGGGGCAAAAATCAAATTTCTGATGGATAATGTAAAAGGTATCCAAAATGTTATTCTTTCCACTCATTGCCATAATGATTTGGGGATGGCAACAGCTAATACTATATCAGGAATTATAAATGGGGCCCGTCAAGTGGAGGTAACCATAAATGGTATAGGAGAGCGGGCTGGTAATACTTCTTTGGAAGAAGTAGTAATGATTATTAAGAGCCATAAAGAGTTGAATATAGGAACTAATATTAATACAAAGCATATTTATCCTATCAGTCGCATGATTTCTAGCTTGATGAATATGCCTGTTCAACCTAACAAAGCTATTGTTGGGAGGAATGCTTTTGCCCATTCTTCAGGTATTCATCAAGATGGTATATTAAAAAATCGTGAAAACTACGAAATCATAGATCCGAAAGATATAGGAATTGATAATAATATTATTGCTTTGACCGCCAGGAGTGGGCGTGCTGCATTAAAGTATCGATTGAATATTTTGGGAATTGAATTGTCTCAAAAAAAATTGGATGACATTTATGAAGAATTTCTCAAATTAGCTGATTATAAAAAAAATATTAATGACGATGATATATTGATGCTTGCTGGCAAAGATCGAACTGAATCGAATCGGATAAGATTAGAATATTTGCAAGTTACATCCGGGGTGGGTATTTTACCGGTGGCTTCTATTTGCCTGAATATTGCAGGTGAAAAATTTGAAGCTGCTGCTTCAGGGAATGGACCTGTAGATGCAGCTATTAGAGCGGTAAAGCAGATTATTCACAGGCAAATGGTTATTCAAGAGTTTTTGATCCAAGCTATAAATAAAGGCAGTAACGATGTGGGGAAAGTCCATATGCAAGTAAAATACAATGATGTTAATTACTATGGTTTTGCAGCCAATACTGATATTGTTGCTGCTTCAGTAGAAGCGTTTATAGATGCGATAAATAAATTTGTAGAATAA
- the rsfS gene encoding ribosome silencing factor — MDEKDNSLIKINIILKALKNKKGKKITVLDLTKLENSICEYLIIAQGNIPNQVLALCDSVWNLVYSCLQERPLGAVGMKEAKWIVTDYGTIMLHLFIPEFRVYYDLENLWANANIIEIPDML; from the coding sequence ATGGATGAAAAAGACAACTCTTTAATAAAAATAAATATAATTTTAAAAGCGTTAAAAAATAAAAAAGGCAAAAAAATCACTGTTCTAGATTTAACTAAACTTGAAAATTCTATTTGTGAATATCTCATTATAGCTCAAGGGAATATACCAAATCAAGTGTTAGCATTATGCGATTCTGTATGGAATTTAGTTTATAGCTGCTTACAAGAGAGGCCATTGGGTGCTGTAGGAATGAAAGAGGCAAAGTGGATAGTGACAGACTACGGGACAATAATGTTGCATTTATTTATCCCTGAGTTTAGGGTATATTACGATTTAGAAAATCTATGGGCTAATGCCAATATAATAGAAATCCCCGATATGTTATGA
- a CDS encoding phosphatidate cytidylyltransferase → MKNFFIRVISSIVYVFFIILGIWYSYTFFIVFSIMIFLCLHEFYGLINAKQKIDIHYLHCLGGVLLFIVTYFYTSGVFPYSHIFLLYLLYIVFVFVSELYKKHQDSIIHATFILFGQCYVALPISLLNTVAFINNFYYRELLLALFIFIWINDASAYIIGTNFGKHQLSKHISPKKSWEGFVGGLIFTLLASSLFFTYYFSKTSLYQKIPLYHWIGMGIVIVVFSTWGDLIESLLKRTWKIKDSGLAIPGHGGFLDRFDSLFFAVYALLFYIKWCTVFENGHIIVLKKLFLPLF, encoded by the coding sequence ATGAAAAATTTTTTTATAAGAGTTATTTCTAGTATTGTTTACGTTTTTTTTATAATACTGGGTATTTGGTATTCTTACACTTTTTTTATTGTATTTTCCATAATGATTTTTCTTTGCTTACATGAATTTTACGGATTGATTAATGCAAAGCAAAAAATTGACATTCACTATTTGCATTGTCTAGGAGGCGTATTATTGTTTATTGTTACTTATTTTTATACCTCTGGGGTCTTCCCTTATTCTCATATATTCCTACTTTATTTGCTCTATATTGTGTTTGTATTTGTTTCAGAATTATACAAAAAACATCAAGATTCTATTATACACGCAACATTCATTTTATTTGGGCAATGTTATGTAGCCCTTCCTATATCATTACTAAATACTGTAGCTTTCATCAACAATTTTTACTATAGAGAGTTATTGTTAGCTTTATTTATATTCATTTGGATAAATGATGCTTCTGCCTACATTATAGGAACTAATTTTGGGAAACACCAATTATCCAAGCATATCTCTCCTAAAAAGTCATGGGAAGGATTTGTGGGAGGGCTCATTTTTACTCTCCTTGCCTCTTCCTTGTTTTTTACTTATTACTTTTCAAAAACTTCTCTCTATCAAAAAATTCCTCTCTATCATTGGATAGGGATGGGTATAGTCATAGTTGTGTTTAGTACATGGGGTGATCTAATAGAATCCCTCTTGAAACGTACTTGGAAAATAAAAGATTCGGGACTTGCTATACCTGGACATGGAGGATTCCTTGATCGTTTTGATAGTTTATTTTTTGCCGTTTATGCTTTACTTTTTTATATAAAATGGTGTACTGTATTCGAAAACGGTCACATAATTGTTTTGAAAAAATTATTTTTACCTTTGTTTTGA
- the leuD gene encoding 3-isopropylmalate dehydratase small subunit has translation MEKFVTLTSTVVPLPIQNIDTDQIIPARFLKAISKEGFGNNLFRDWRYDKNNNAISSFVLNNPIYNESKILVTGKNFGSGSSREHAAWAIADYGFKVVISSFFADIFKNNAMNNFVLPLVVSETFLSQIFESVNKNPKTTLTIDLENQIINNNSTRQLEKFIINAYKKECFLNGFDDIDFLLDKKYKIEEYERNCEY, from the coding sequence ATGGAAAAATTTGTAACATTAACAAGTACAGTAGTGCCTTTGCCAATACAAAATATTGATACTGACCAAATTATTCCGGCACGTTTCTTAAAAGCTATTTCTAAGGAAGGATTTGGTAATAACCTCTTTCGTGATTGGCGTTACGACAAGAACAATAATGCAATATCATCTTTTGTATTAAATAATCCTATTTATAATGAAAGTAAAATATTGGTAACGGGTAAGAATTTTGGTAGTGGTTCTAGTAGAGAACATGCAGCATGGGCAATTGCGGATTATGGATTTAAGGTAGTAATATCTAGTTTTTTTGCAGATATTTTTAAGAATAATGCAATGAATAATTTTGTTCTTCCATTAGTAGTTTCTGAAACTTTTCTTTCTCAAATATTTGAAAGTGTTAATAAAAATCCAAAAACAACGTTAACTATTGATCTTGAAAATCAAATAATTAATAATAATTCCACTAGACAATTGGAAAAATTTATAATTAATGCTTATAAAAAAGAATGCTTCTTAAATGGTTTTGATGACATTGATTTTTTATTAGATAAAAAATATAAAATAGAAGAATACGAACGTAATTGTGAATATTGA
- a CDS encoding nucleoside deaminase produces the protein MLQEDEYYMKQALLEAQKAFEKAEVPIGAVIVSDKRIIARSHNLTETLNDTTAHAEMQAITAASIALGGKYLTNCVLYVTVEPCPMCAGALAWAQIKRIVYGIKDEKRGYHKITPFILHPKTKVTSKILAEESGFLMKKFFKDKRN, from the coding sequence ATGTTACAAGAGGATGAATATTATATGAAACAGGCTTTGTTGGAAGCCCAAAAAGCTTTCGAAAAAGCAGAAGTCCCCATTGGGGCAGTGATTGTGTCAGATAAACGAATTATTGCTCGTTCTCACAACCTTACAGAAACGCTTAATGATACAACAGCACATGCAGAAATGCAGGCAATTACCGCTGCATCAATAGCTTTAGGAGGAAAGTATTTAACAAACTGTGTGCTTTATGTCACGGTCGAACCCTGTCCGATGTGTGCAGGAGCTTTAGCGTGGGCTCAAATAAAACGTATTGTTTATGGGATAAAAGATGAAAAGCGAGGGTACCACAAGATAACTCCTTTCATTTTACATCCCAAAACAAAAGTTACTAGTAAAATACTAGCAGAAGAATCTGGTTTTTTAATGAAAAAATTCTTTAAAGATAAAAGGAATTAA